From the genome of Pelagicoccus enzymogenes:
GATCTCTCTTTGTAATATATGGCTGACGAAACAATCCAAGTAGAAGGCAAGATAGTCCAAGTGCTCCCGGGAACCATGTTCCGCGTCGAGTTGGAAAATGGACACCAGGTCCTTGCCCACATCTCAGGAAAGCTTCGTAAGCACTTCATCAAGATCACGGCGGGCGACTTGGTAAAGATGGAGATGAGCCCTTACGACCTGAACAAGGCTCGCATCGTTTACCGTCTCCGTAACGCAGCCCAGAGCCGCAACGCCCCGATTCGCTCCTTCGGTCCGCGTCGTCGGCGCTAGTTGCGCCTTGCGAGGCTGAGGCTTCGCGATCAACCTGCTTCCCTGTGGCTAGCAGTCTGCTTGAGGGCATGGACGATTTCCTTGCCTATCTCTCTTTGGAAAAGGGGCTTTCCGACAACACCGTCGACAGCTACCAGCTCGATTTGAACCAGTTTATCTCTCGCTTGGAGAAGACTTCCAATCCGGGTAGTTGGAAAAAAGTGACGGCTGCGGACGTCTCGGACTGGATTTATTTCCTTAGCGAGGAGGACTACTCGAACGCCAGCTTGTGTAGAAAATTGAGCGCGGTGCGAGCCCTCGATGCTTATTTGTTGCGAGAGCGAAAGCTCTCGAAGTCTTTCACCGAAATTGTGGTGGGGCCGAAGTTGCGCCGGAAGGCGCCTTATACTTTGAGTATCCAAGAAGTCGATCGGCTTATGGAGGCTCCGGACGAGACGACGCCGCAGGGCTTGAGGGATCGGGCTATCCTCGAGCTGTTTTATTCGTCGGGATTGCGTGTATCCGAATTGTCGGGACTGATGCTGCAGCAGATCGATTTGGACTTAGGGGCGCTGAAGGTTTACGGCAAAGGTTCCAAGGAGCGGGTTTGCCCGATGGGCAGCAAGGCGGTCAAGGCGATGGGTGACTATTTGAGAAATGGACGCCCTCGCTTGGTTAAGTCGAAAACGGGAAGCGCGGTTTTCTTGAGTTCGCGAGGGAGCGCCATTTCGCGGAAGACGGTTTGGGTCTTGGTTAAGAAGTACACGCGGGCGGCTGGAATCGACAAGCCGGTGAAGCCGCACATGTTGCGGCACTCCTTTGCAACCCATCTGCTGACGGGCGGCGCGGACTTGCGCATCATCCAGGAGTTGTTGGGCCATGCCGACATATCGACGACTCAGATCTATACTTCCGTAGAAGCGGAGCGGACGAGAAGCGCCCATGACGAATTTCACCCGCGTAGCCGAGAAACGGGTACAGGACTGTAGGCGGCTCCGGGCCTAACGAAAACGGGCGACGCCTTCGTTGAAGGGTCGCCCGCAGAATTAAAGTTTAGTTAGAGGATTTAGAATGCAGGAGTGATAACTGTCTCCTTGCCGGGTTCCGCAACGTCGTTGTATCCAGCGCTCCAGTACTCGTCGTTGATGAGCACCTTGAACTCGAAGGCTGTTGTAACGCCTGCGATGTCGATGCTCCAGGAGGAGTCGGAATTGCAGTCCATGGGGATACCTTCGGACCAAGAAAGGCCGTTGGCGCTGCCGCGAAGGAAGAGGGTGTTCCCGAAACCGATATCGACGTTGGCGACGATCGTGGTCTTAGGAGCGGCCTTCTTGCTCGCTTTTTTCGCAGCTGCCTTTTTGGCGGGAGCTTTTTTGGCAGGCGTTACCACAGCTGCTTTTTTTGCGGGCGCCTTGGCAGCTACCTTTTTGGCAGCCTTCTTGGCGGGAGCTTTCTTGGCGGCCACCTTTTTGACAGCGGCCTTTTTGACGGCTTTCTTAGCTGCCTTCTTGGCAGCGGCGATAGTAGTCTTTTTCATGAGTTTGTCTTCTGATTTGGTACCGGTTTTGGTGTCGGATTCAACGGATTGAGAGATTGAACCGGCTCCCAGTCTCGCGAATGAACACACACTTTTGCGCAATAGCAACAGCAGGTTATTCTTTGGGCGTTACGCCTGAGTGACGCCTGCGGTTGTTGCGCTCCTTTAGCAATGGACGCGCCAGAAATCAAATTTGATCTAAGCTTATAAGCTGCTCTTTCGTAGCGCTTAACTTTTGCAGCAAAAAGCCCTGTCGCTTGCGCGGCAGGGCTTTGGAAAGTCTTCGAGGCTGTGGAGCTAGCGGATAACGAGAAGTTCGACCTTACGCTCTTGAGCCATCTGGGCGGAGCTCGCGCCTTCGGTGGCCTTCAGGTCGCCTTGAGAGAGCGTCTTGAGGCGGTTGCTTTGAATTCCAAGGGTGATGAGGTAGTCGAAAGCGCTCTTGGCGCGACGATCGCCGAGTGCGAGGTTGTACTCTTGGGTGCCGCGCCAGTCGCAGTGGCCTTCGAGGATGACCTTGGCTCCGGGGTTGTTCCTCAGGTAGTTCGCGGCGGACTCGAGCGTGCCGCGCTGGCTGGGAGCGATGGCCGACGAGTCGAATTGGAAGAGCACCGGGGCGAACATGCCGCGATCCGCGTTGGCGACCAAGGTCGCAATGTCGGCTCCATCCCAATCGGCTCCGCGGCTTTCAAGCATCGCTCCATCGCCTTCGAGTCCGATGGGGTTGAAGCCGTCGTCGGTTCCGCGCGTGCCCGATTCGTATCCCTGTCCCATAACGGTGTCCAGCGGGTTGGGGCGGCGTGGTTTCTTGGAGCAGCCGGAGAATGCGATTGCGATCAGAGATGCGGTGGCGATAAGGACGATTTTCTTGAACATGATGGAGGGCTTGGTCTTCGTATTATGGGACTATCGGTATTCGCCAATGTTCGGCAAGAAATTACTGGCGAGAGTTTAAGGTGAATTTGGATTATGGCAGCGAGCGAGGAGTGTATTGTTTTACTGGATAACGGTTCTTTGCGTCCGGAGGCGGTATTTAGCCTTCGGAGTATCGCGGGGAAACTGGAGTCGCGCATCGGCAAAAAGGTGCATCCGGTTTCTTTGCTGCACTCCAGCAAGATCGATGCTGAGAAGCTCGGCGGAGTGGAGGCCGAAACATGGCGGCGTTTTTTGCGGCGACGCCTAGAGGAGGGAGTGGCTCAAGTACGAGTTGTTCCCTTGTTTTTTGGTCCGAGCTCCGCGATTGCCGACTATCTGCCGAAAGTATCGGCTGAGGCTCTGGCGAGTTATGCTGGTGCGGAAGTGAAGGTAGCGGAACCGCTGGTCGACCTTGAAAGAGGAGGAGACGACGCGGTGGCTGAGATGCTGGAGTCCCTTTCTATCCAAAAAATGGATACAAGTCCCGGCGGTCGGGTGGGGGTAGTCGTGGTGGATCACGGTAGCCCTTTGAAGGCGGTGGCTCAATGTCGCGACTTGGTTGCGAGCCGTCTTGCCGCGAGGCTGGGCGATCGGGTTTCGGGAGTGATCGCGGCTTCGATGGAACGCCGGGAGGGGGAGGAGTACGACTTCAACGAGCCGCTGCTGGAAAAGGCTTTGTCGATCGCTGCCGAAAGAGGGTGGAAGCGCGTGCTGCTGAGCTACCTGTTTTTTTCGCCCGGGCGTCATGCGGGTCCGGGGGGTGATATCGACCGGATCGTCGCGGAGTCGGACTTTGCGAGGGGCGGGGGCGAGGTCCTCTCGGCTCCGCTGGTAGGCGAAAGTCCGCTTTTGGTCGAATTGCTGGCTCGTCGCTACCACGAGTCACTGGAGCTTTGATGGGGGTTTGGGGCTGCCGCTTGCGGCACGCAGCGTTGTAGGAGGGCGCGCGATTCGGGAGTCGCGGCGTGGCGCGAGCGCCAGCCCTGCAAACAATCCCGCTGCTTTTGCGGGAAAAAAAGGATGGAAGGCGGGGCCTTCCATCCTGAGGTTGAATAATACTCCTTAGAAAGTCTAGATGGCGGGCTCGAGGTCGATCAGGCCGTTTTGCATGGCGTAGCGCGTGATGCTGGCGACGTTGTGCAGGTCGAGCTTGCGCATCATGTTGGTGCGATGGTTGTCGACGGTCTTGATGCTGAGCCCGAGCTTGAGGGCGATCTCCTTGGTGCTGTGCCCTTCGGCAATCATTTGCAGGACCTCGCGTTCGCGCTCGGTGAGGGTGTCCTTGGAGCGTTGCACGTTGTTCGGATTCGCCACGACGGTGCGAATGAGTTCGGCGACGTTCGGTCCGAAGAAGGTGCCGCCTTCTGCCACGATGCCGAGTCCGTTGATGAACTCGCGCAGGTTGGCGGTCTTTTCGACGAAGCCGTGGGCTCCGGCCTCCAGCATATCCTTTACGATCGAAGGGTTTTGGTAGGCGGAGAACACGAGAAAACGGGTGTCCGGAAGCTGGCGGTTGAGGCGGCGCACGATCTCGAGACCGTTAAGTCCCGGAAGTCGGGCGTCGACGATAACGATGTCCGGCTTGAGCTCGAGGATTTCCTTGAGGGCGTCTTGGCCGTTTCCGGAGTCGCCGATGATCTCGTAGTTGTGTCGTTCGAGAACGTCGGCTAGCATTTGCCTGACGGTGGTCAGGTCGTCTACGATATACAGTCGTTTCATGGTCGGTTAAATTCTTTGCTGGTGCAGGTGCGTTTTCGCTGTTCTGGTATCTATGCAAACAAAGTATAAGGATAAGTCCTTATATCAAGTTGCGGGCAAAGTATTCACATTCGTTTGAAGCTTGGGTTCAAAAATTGGTCAACGCTTTGACCACAAACGTAAGGAACCTGTGAAGATATGTAATAAAATAGGGTTGATTCCCTATTCCTGACCTCCCTTTATTTAACCCTAGTTTTGTCCTCCTGCAGTACCTAGGAAAGCGATCATTCGGGATCTTGGAGCTTAGTATTAAGTTAGAGTAGAGAAAGGGGCGAGCGGACGCCGCTAGGGATTGCTTCGGGCGCGTGGTGGGAGGTAGTTTCTTGGACATGATGCGTTGTTCTGGGAGGCGACGCTTCTTTTGAGCGCATGCGCTTGCGGTGCGTTTAGGGGACCGGGCTGTCAGCCTGCTTGCTTTCCGGGATTCGCTCTGTGCATGCGTCGGAGATCCCGGCGCGTTACGCTAGCGGCTTTCGCGAGCTCTTCTGCCCCAACTATCCATCTATGCCCCGTTTCGTTAAGTGTTTCATCAACGCTGTTGCGTGTTCGTGCGCCTTGCCAGCTATCTTGCTGGCCGCCGACGGCGACTCCTTCTTTCGTGAGTTCTCGGACGATATCCAACCCGTCTTGGACATCTACTGCTACGACTGCCATGGGTATGGGAGCGAGAAAGGGGGAGTGGTTTTGGACGAGTTCGACAACGCCATGGAGCTGCGGGACCACGGTCTTTGGCTGCGGGCTTTGAAGAATTTGCGCAGTGGGCTTATGCCGCCGTCGGACGAGCTGCAGCCGACGGAGGCCGAGCGGGACGAGATCCTCTCTTGGATCAAGTCCAAGGTTTTTCAGCTCAACCC
Proteins encoded in this window:
- the infA gene encoding translation initiation factor IF-1, which produces MADETIQVEGKIVQVLPGTMFRVELENGHQVLAHISGKLRKHFIKITAGDLVKMEMSPYDLNKARIVYRLRNAAQSRNAPIRSFGPRRRR
- the xerD gene encoding site-specific tyrosine recombinase XerD, giving the protein MASSLLEGMDDFLAYLSLEKGLSDNTVDSYQLDLNQFISRLEKTSNPGSWKKVTAADVSDWIYFLSEEDYSNASLCRKLSAVRALDAYLLRERKLSKSFTEIVVGPKLRRKAPYTLSIQEVDRLMEAPDETTPQGLRDRAILELFYSSGLRVSELSGLMLQQIDLDLGALKVYGKGSKERVCPMGSKAVKAMGDYLRNGRPRLVKSKTGSAVFLSSRGSAISRKTVWVLVKKYTRAAGIDKPVKPHMLRHSFATHLLTGGADLRIIQELLGHADISTTQIYTSVEAERTRSAHDEFHPRSRETGTGL
- a CDS encoding OmpA family protein, whose amino-acid sequence is MFKKIVLIATASLIAIAFSGCSKKPRRPNPLDTVMGQGYESGTRGTDDGFNPIGLEGDGAMLESRGADWDGADIATLVANADRGMFAPVLFQFDSSAIAPSQRGTLESAANYLRNNPGAKVILEGHCDWRGTQEYNLALGDRRAKSAFDYLITLGIQSNRLKTLSQGDLKATEGASSAQMAQERKVELLVIR
- a CDS encoding sirohydrochlorin chelatase encodes the protein MAASEECIVLLDNGSLRPEAVFSLRSIAGKLESRIGKKVHPVSLLHSSKIDAEKLGGVEAETWRRFLRRRLEEGVAQVRVVPLFFGPSSAIADYLPKVSAEALASYAGAEVKVAEPLVDLERGGDDAVAEMLESLSIQKMDTSPGGRVGVVVVDHGSPLKAVAQCRDLVASRLAARLGDRVSGVIAASMERREGEEYDFNEPLLEKALSIAAERGWKRVLLSYLFFSPGRHAGPGGDIDRIVAESDFARGGGEVLSAPLVGESPLLVELLARRYHESLEL
- a CDS encoding response regulator, with translation MKRLYIVDDLTTVRQMLADVLERHNYEIIGDSGNGQDALKEILELKPDIVIVDARLPGLNGLEIVRRLNRQLPDTRFLVFSAYQNPSIVKDMLEAGAHGFVEKTANLREFINGLGIVAEGGTFFGPNVAELIRTVVANPNNVQRSKDTLTEREREVLQMIAEGHSTKEIALKLGLSIKTVDNHRTNMMRKLDLHNVASITRYAMQNGLIDLEPAI